In the genome of Euleptes europaea isolate rEulEur1 chromosome 7, rEulEur1.hap1, whole genome shotgun sequence, one region contains:
- the AQP10 gene encoding aquaporin-10, with protein MIYARCFAKAQGCLRLRNLLVRQCLAELLGDFVLIVITLSAAAQSVTSEGTKGGYMSSALASGIGVMVAIHVSGGVSGGHLNPAFSLAMCLLNQCPWWKLPIFSAFQILGAFLGSATVYALYYDAIHHYTNGTLTVTGPRETASIFATYPAPYLSLRNGFLDQMLGTGMLIMCILGITDSRNKSIPKGLEPVGVGLLVLSLSLAMGANCSCAINPARDLGPRLFTYVAGWGLQVFRAGNYWWWVPIVAPMVGSAAGTTVYQLCVAFHHPPDEDEAFPTPAPEKARLGTEKDVDLPIYMVNKYVDTWMEGNSVVAPATEHDKREAAPSP; from the exons ATGATTTACGCCCGCTGCTTCGCCAAGGCACAGGGCTGCCTCCGTCTTCGCAACCTCCTGGTTCGCCAGTGCCTAGCGGAACTCCTGGGGGACTTCGTGCTGATC GTGATCACGCTCAGTGCGGCCGCTCAATCTGTCACCAGCGAGGGGACAAAGGGCGGCTATATGAGTTCAGCCCTGGCCAGCGGCATCGGCGTGATGGTTGCCATTCACGTTTCAGGTGGCGTCTCAG GAGGGCACCTGAACCCCGCTTTCTCCCTTGCCATGTGTCTGCTGAACCAGTGTCCGTGGTGGAAACTGCCCATTTTCTCCGCCTTTCAAATCCTGGGGGCCTTTCTGGGCTCGGCCACCGTCTACGCTCTATACTATG ATGCCATCCACCACTATACCAATGGGACCCTGACAGTCACGGGCCCCCGGGAAACTGCTTCCATCTTTGCCACTTACCCTGCTCCCTACCTGTCCCTACGCAACGGCTTCTTGGATCAG ATGCTAGGGACCGGGATGCTGATCATGTGCATTCTAGGGATCACTGATTCCCGAAACAAGAGCATCCCCAAAGGGCTGGAGCCAGTGGGCGTGGGGCTGCTGGTCCTCTCCCTCAGCCTGGCCATGGGCGCCAACTGCAGCTGTGCCATCAACCCCGCCAGGGATTTGGGTCCCCGGCTCTTTACCTATGTGGCTGGATGGGGCCTCCAGGTTTTCAG AGCCGGAAACTATTGGTGGTGGGTTCCGATCGTGGCGCCGATGGTAGGCTCGGCCGCCGGCACGACCGTCTACCAGCTCTGCGTGGCGTTCCACCACCCTCCAGATGAGGACGaggcattccccacccctgccccagaGAAGGCCCGCCTGGGGACGGAGAAAGACGTGGACCTTCCGATTTACATGGTGAACAAGTATGTGGACACGTGGATGGAAGGGAACTCTGTGGTCGCCCCAGCCACGGAGCACGACAAAAGAGAAGCGGCACCGTCACCCTAA